Genomic window (Methanomassiliicoccus sp.):
TCCCGCAGCATATCATAATCCATGCCCCTGCAGCGCCTGTTCGTCCGTCGTGATTCCCGATTATTCGCTCAGCTTTCACCGGAGGACGCCGTCCCCGCGGTCCAAGCTTTCCTCGGCCAGGCTCATTTCCAGGTGTGGACCGTTGGTCCCTACCAGGTACATGCCGAGCAGTACTTCCAGAAGCTCGGTCTCCGCCGGACCATGGATGTATGGATCAGCACGCAAAGCGGCGGAGCGGTGGTCACCGCCGAGATCTCAGCCACCCTCGGGGACACCGAGGCGGCGGTGGGCCTCGTGGGCGCGATCATCTACCTGCCCCTGGCCGTGGCGGTCGGGGCGGTCTCCTACATCGACTACGAGCAGGATGCAAACGCCCTCCTCATGTCCCTGTGGGGCTACCTCGGGTCGACGGGGGCTCGGAGCAGGGGCGAAAGCGGGGACCAACAACGTCGATGTGGTAACTGTGGTCTATCGATCGACCCCGACGCTCGGTTCTGCAAACGCTGCGGAGCGCAGGTAACAGGGGTGACTGGCTGAGCGTCTGACACTTGGCCGACAAGTTTTATATTGTAGGACATATATTCAATAATCATGTCTCAGGATGGGAGAGCGAGCTCTATGTTGAGCGGACAGACCGCGGGCTTCATGACCATAGCGGTCGGGTTCGCCATACTCATATCAAGTTATCTGACTGAGAATATCTGGCTGATCATACCCGTAGTCCTCATCGAGATCGGGTTCTACGGCCTGGTCATAGGCGCCTTCTCCGGGCTGCACGGCGACAGGGCCCCGGTGGGAGCGTACCGCTGGGGCAACGATCCCGCCTACACCATGTTCTGGGGAAGCCTACTTGTGCTGATAGGGGCGCTGTGGCTGGTCAACGACATGTGGCCGAACAACATCCCCGCGCTGATCTCCGTGTTCCTCATCTGGATCGGCATCGCCGTGATGCTCCTGACCCGTAGGGGAGCGGTCAAGGCCAAGGTTTGGTAGGCAGAGAACGATCGACGGAGCGGGCCCCGGCGTCGTTAGCGCCTGGGACTGCAAGGCCCCGGGCCCGCTCCTTTCCACCTTTCTGGCATGATGATGGATCATTTCTCCCATTACGGACCGTCCCCAACAATGGTGGTAAACCTTTTTATCGGGCCCCCCCGGTCACTCCTTGGAGGGTGACGGAACGAACGTCAAGGAAAGGGTAGCGCTTTTCTCGGTGATCGCTGCGGTGCTGCTCACCGCCACCAAGTTGACGGCGGGGTTCTACACCAACAGCTTGGGGATCATCTCCGAGGCCCTTCACTCCAGCATCGATTTAATCGCCGCGGTCATGACCTTTTTTGCGGTCAAGGCGGCGGCCAGGCCCCCCGACCAGGATCACATGTATGGTCACGAGAAGGCCGAATCCCTCTCCAGCCTGGGAGAGACCGCCCTCCTGTTCATCACCTGTGGATGGATCGTCTACGAGGCCGTCGATCGGCTGTTCTTCCACCCTGCCCAGGTGGAGCTGGGACCCATAGCCCTGTTGGTCATGGCCCTGTCGATGGTGGTCGACTATACCCGGTCTCGGGCCCTCCTGCGCACGGCCAAGGAATACAAGAGCCAGGCCCTGGAGGCCGATGCCATACATTTCTCCACCGACCTCATCTCGTCGGCGGTGGTCATCGTCGGAATACTGCTCACAATGGCCGGCCTGCCAAACTTCGACTCCATAGCGGCCCTGGGTGTCGCGGCCATCACCGCGGTGATCGGATACCGGCTGTGGAAAAAGTCGATACATACCCTGATGGACGGGGCGCCGGCAGGGGTGTCCGGTACCATCGCCCAGGAGATCATGGCCGTGCCCGGTATCCATCGGGTGGACAGGGTCAGGGTCAGGGAGTCGGGGTCGGTCACCTTCGTCGAGGCGACGGTGTTCATCGATCAGGTGCTACCGGTAGAGCAGGGGCACCGCCTGACCGAGAAGGTCGAGGAGAGAGTCAAGGTCGCCATACCGAACTCTGACGTCATCGTTCACGCCGAGCCAATCTGCATCGAGAACGCTTCACTGGAGGATCGCATCCGGGCGGAGGGGGCAACCATGCCGGAGGTGAGGAGCGTGCACAATATCGTCATCACCGATGAGCCGGACGGCCGCCTGGTGGAGTTCCACGTGGAGCTGGATGGCGAGCTGACGGTGGAGAAGGCCCACGACTCCGCCACCTGCTTGGAGGAGAAGGTAGCCAGCCTCGACCCATGCATAGCCAAGGTCGTTTCCCACATCGAACCGGTAGGATGCCTGGCGTGCAAGGGAGAGGCTTCCGAGCAGGAGAGAGAGCTGATCCAGGAGACCATCGACCAGATCGCTGATCAGTTCCCCGAGGTGCGCAGCTGCCGGGACATCCATGTACACCTGACCACCAACGGCTACAGGGTGTTCCTGTGCTGCCAGTTCGATCCCCAGCTCAGCGTGAACCGAGCTCATGAGATCGTTACCCGCCTCGAGGGGGTCATCCGCTCGCGGCACACGGAGATCGACAGCGTGACCATACACCTGGAGCCGGTGTGTTGATTAGTCGATGTCCGCGGCGAGGTTACGGGAGAGTTCCGAGCACTTCTGGCAGTGGACCGTCCCCTCCCGGTCGACAAAGAGCCTGAACCTGCCCTCTGCCCCCCGGTCAACGTCCACCTCGTAACCGCCGCCCCGGGCCTTGATCGTCTCCACCTCACCCTCCCCGATGAAACCCAAAGCCCGCTCCACGGCCTCGTTCTGGCTCATCTCCCGAGGGGCTAAGGTCTCGTCTCGGTCCTCCCTGAAGCAGTGCCGGGTGATGCCGTTCCTGCCCACAACCACTCCTCTGTCCCCTTTTCGGGTCGCGAACTGGAAGTAGTGATCCTTTCCCCGCTCATACCTCGTTACCATGGCCTCCCGATCACCGGTGCGGTCGGCGATGCACTGCCTGGCGACCCGGAGAGCTTCATCGAAGCCAACGTCCATAAGGTTCCCATGGACCACGTGGAGGCCGGTAGAGAAAAAGCTTTCAGTCCGCCCTCGCCGGAATGTTGTCCCGGAGGCAGCGGACCATGCTCCCGGCGACCTCGTGGATGGTCTCGCCGTCCCTGACCCGGGCCGCCATCAGCTCAGCCAGGCTGCCCTCCTCGATGCGACGCTCGATGAGCGGGAGGTACGCCCTCTCCTCGGAGGTGGCGACATTGGACGCTGAATCGTAGAGCCGCATCAGCTCGGCGCGGCAGGAGGCGGTGCCGCCCTTGATCGATGCCTCATTGGCCGCCAGCAACGCGTCGTGGTCCTCCTCGAGATCCAGATCGGCCCTCAGGAGGGCAAGGACGAACGCGGTCACCGCCATGTCCGAACGAAGGCACTCCTGCTCGTCGCAGGCCTTGAGCTCCAGGCACTCCCGGTGGTAGCGTACGATCACGCCGCGGGAATCGATCCATTCGTGACAGAGGTCCTCTCCCCCGATCGCCCTCAGTCCGCGGTAGATGGACTCGATGATCTCGTCGTGATGGGCCCGGGACCTCAGCTTCTCCGGGATCACGTTGTTGCATATGGCCGGCACACGCTGCTGGTTCTTCCGATAGTACAGCAGGCGGTTGTCCATCGCCCCGGTGGCCCGCCCCTCTACAAACGGGGAGGATGCGGTCAATGCTACCAGATATGGAGTAAGGGCCCGGAGGCGATTGAACATGCTGACCATCCTAGCCTCGTTGCCATAATGCACGTTGATCTGCAGCGCCTGTATGTTCAACCAACCGTGCTGCCGAAGGTCGAACAGGCGGTCATAGACCTCGTATATCTGGCGATCCTCGTGGTCCCATATCGAGGTCTGGTCTAGGGTGAGCAGGGGATGCATTCCCAGTCCCAGCAGGGTATACCTCCCCGTAGTCGCCTGATGGAACCTCAGCATCCCGTCATAGAGCGCCCTCTCCATGTCCGCCACTGAGGTCTGGGGGACCGCCGGGACGATCTCGATAACGTTCTTCTGGAGCTCCTTGCTCAGGTTCACCCCTCCGAAGGGGATCTCATTCTCCACCGTGCCATGGATGCCCTCTATGATGCGGTCAACGATGGGCAGGGGGTGAAGGCCTGCGTCGTTGACCGAGAGCTCGTGCTCAGTACCCACTGTCGTTGGCGAACACCTCGGATAATGGGACCTGGGCGATCTTCTCCGTCTCCGGCTCTTCCACCCGGCACACGCTCTCCAGCTCCTCCGCCGGCAGGGACCTGACCAGATGCTGGATCTTCTCCAAGGCCAGCTCGTACTGTTCGTTGTAAACGGCGGGGTTCCCCTTCAGGAAGGTCACCAGGTCGCAGATGCGCTCCTTCTTGAGATAGATCTCGAGGAACCCGTTGCGCACATCGAAGGTGAAGGGGCCGGCCGAGCAGGTCTCCGGCTTCACGTTCTGGACGCGGCATCGGCCATCCGAGTAACCTACGCAGAACCCGGTGGACTTGCAATCCAGCATGCGATGCTCACGGAACAGGACGTCATCGAGAGTCATGCCATTCTCCAGCAGGATGGAGATCCGCTCCTCGGTAAGCGGAGGTCGGGCATAGTAACAGCAACGGCCTCCGCACTTATCGCAGATCTTAGTCAGAAGTTCAAAGGTAGCCTGGTTCATCCTACAACACCTCTCGGGCGCCTCTTTCATGAGGACGGGGCCCCGTGATTGCGATTGCCCGGAAACTCAGTCTGAACATGACGCACCGAGGCAGCTGATGCGGTCATCCTATGCCTGCTATTTATTTATTGTGAGCCGCATCTGGCCATGCACATTTATGGCACTCCGATCGAGCCGCCGGCAACCCATGGATCACTGGCGAGAAAGGAGCGGCAGGAGGATTTCAATCCATGCGTCCAACTCGTTCTGACCGCGCCCGCAGGCCTTGAGGTACTCGAACTCGTACCCCCGTCGGAAGATTTCCTTGAACCTGTCCACCTCCTCCGCTTCCTCCGCCCGGGGCTC
Coding sequences:
- a CDS encoding zinc ribbon domain-containing protein → MPLQRLFVRRDSRLFAQLSPEDAVPAVQAFLGQAHFQVWTVGPYQVHAEQYFQKLGLRRTMDVWISTQSGGAVVTAEISATLGDTEAAVGLVGAIIYLPLAVAVGAVSYIDYEQDANALLMSLWGYLGSTGARSRGESGDQQRRCGNCGLSIDPDARFCKRCGAQVTGVTG
- a CDS encoding cation-efflux pump, producing the protein MEGDGTNVKERVALFSVIAAVLLTATKLTAGFYTNSLGIISEALHSSIDLIAAVMTFFAVKAAARPPDQDHMYGHEKAESLSSLGETALLFITCGWIVYEAVDRLFFHPAQVELGPIALLVMALSMVVDYTRSRALLRTAKEYKSQALEADAIHFSTDLISSAVVIVGILLTMAGLPNFDSIAALGVAAITAVIGYRLWKKSIHTLMDGAPAGVSGTIAQEIMAVPGIHRVDRVRVRESGSVTFVEATVFIDQVLPVEQGHRLTEKVEERVKVAIPNSDVIVHAEPICIENASLEDRIRAEGATMPEVRSVHNIVITDEPDGRLVEFHVELDGELTVEKAHDSATCLEEKVASLDPCIAKVVSHIEPVGCLACKGEASEQERELIQETIDQIADQFPEVRSCRDIHVHLTTNGYRVFLCCQFDPQLSVNRAHEIVTRLEGVIRSRHTEIDSVTIHLEPVC
- a CDS encoding glutamate-cysteine ligase family protein, whose amino-acid sequence is MGTEHELSVNDAGLHPLPIVDRIIEGIHGTVENEIPFGGVNLSKELQKNVIEIVPAVPQTSVADMERALYDGMLRFHQATTGRYTLLGLGMHPLLTLDQTSIWDHEDRQIYEVYDRLFDLRQHGWLNIQALQINVHYGNEARMVSMFNRLRALTPYLVALTASSPFVEGRATGAMDNRLLYYRKNQQRVPAICNNVIPEKLRSRAHHDEIIESIYRGLRAIGGEDLCHEWIDSRGVIVRYHRECLELKACDEQECLRSDMAVTAFVLALLRADLDLEEDHDALLAANEASIKGGTASCRAELMRLYDSASNVATSEERAYLPLIERRIEEGSLAELMAARVRDGETIHEVAGSMVRCLRDNIPARAD
- a CDS encoding YkgJ family cysteine cluster protein, which encodes MNQATFELLTKICDKCGGRCCYYARPPLTEERISILLENGMTLDDVLFREHRMLDCKSTGFCVGYSDGRCRVQNVKPETCSAGPFTFDVRNGFLEIYLKKERICDLVTFLKGNPAVYNEQYELALEKIQHLVRSLPAEELESVCRVEEPETEKIAQVPLSEVFANDSGY